One segment of Anguilla anguilla isolate fAngAng1 chromosome 1, fAngAng1.pri, whole genome shotgun sequence DNA contains the following:
- the LOC118220818 gene encoding uncharacterized protein LOC118220818 isoform X6 — protein sequence MVSLFFLFIFIEYKTAEGLVNPAPIVFGDIGQNVTIHSRIKEILSYYTRISWYRLRPSGKVEHIVYFSSYTTKRDRYSGELPKGSDTVYLNFSSATIADSGRYFSVAGTALSLTPGSYSVLAITDSKSLPVMRVFLNRTGAVVCELKGGDPTWSDPQWEIDDAKDKLMLQAETFVDEHGAFIRSSILSLKDGIRALNCVCRHITGVIIRTRVMQDMQGSVPASGKDQCQLLRYLFPLAVVLLLVTVTASGLWAWRRRK from the exons atggtttctttattttttctgtttatcttTATCGAGTACA AAACTGCTGAAGGGTTGGTTAACCCTGCTCCTATAGTATTCGGGGATATCGGGCAAAATGTGACCATCCACAGCCGTATCAAAGAAATATTGAGCTATTACACGCGCATTAGCTGGTACCGTCTGAGACCGAGTGGAAAGGTAGAGCACATCGTTTACTTCAGCTCATACACCACGAAGAGGGACCGTTACAGCGGAGAGCTTCCCAAAGGCTCTGATACTGTGTATCTAAACTTCTCGAGCGCCACAATCGCCGACTCCGGACGCTACTTCTCCGTGGCGGGCACTGCTCTCAGCTTAACACCTGGCTCCTACTCAGTTTTAGCCATAACAG aTTCCAAGAGCCTCCCTGTAATGCGCGTGTTCCTCAATCGCACAGGGGCTGTTGTTTGTGAATTGAAAGGCGGGGATCCAACCTGGAGTGATCCACAATGGGAAATAGATGATGCCAAAGACAAGCTGATGTTGCAGGCTGAAACTTTTGTAGATGAGCACGGCGCATTCATACGGTCCTCCATCCTCTCTTTGAAAGACGGGATCCGTGCTTTGAACTGTGTATGTAGGCACATCACTGGAGTCATTATTCGAACTCGGGTCATGCAAGAta TGCAAGGATCAGTGCCAGCTTCAGGCAAGGATCAGTGCCAGCTGCTGCGGTACCTATTTCCCCTGgctgtggtgctgctgctggtgactgTGACAGCCAGTGGGCTGTGGgcctggagacggaggaagTAG
- the LOC118220818 gene encoding uncharacterized protein LOC118220818 isoform X8: MVSLFFLFIFIEYKTAEGLVNPAPIVFGDIGQNVTIHSRIKEILSYYTRISWYRLRPSGKVEHIVYFSSYTTKRDRYSGELPKGSDTVYLNFSSATIADSGRYFSVAGTALSLTPGSYSVLAITDSKSLPVMRVFLNRTGAVVCELKGGDPTWSDPQWEIDDAKDKLMLQAETFVDEHGAFIRSSILSLKDGIRALNCVCRHITGVIIRTRVMQDSKDQCQLLRYLFPLAVVLLLVTVTASGLWAWRRRK; this comes from the exons atggtttctttattttttctgtttatcttTATCGAGTACA AAACTGCTGAAGGGTTGGTTAACCCTGCTCCTATAGTATTCGGGGATATCGGGCAAAATGTGACCATCCACAGCCGTATCAAAGAAATATTGAGCTATTACACGCGCATTAGCTGGTACCGTCTGAGACCGAGTGGAAAGGTAGAGCACATCGTTTACTTCAGCTCATACACCACGAAGAGGGACCGTTACAGCGGAGAGCTTCCCAAAGGCTCTGATACTGTGTATCTAAACTTCTCGAGCGCCACAATCGCCGACTCCGGACGCTACTTCTCCGTGGCGGGCACTGCTCTCAGCTTAACACCTGGCTCCTACTCAGTTTTAGCCATAACAG aTTCCAAGAGCCTCCCTGTAATGCGCGTGTTCCTCAATCGCACAGGGGCTGTTGTTTGTGAATTGAAAGGCGGGGATCCAACCTGGAGTGATCCACAATGGGAAATAGATGATGCCAAAGACAAGCTGATGTTGCAGGCTGAAACTTTTGTAGATGAGCACGGCGCATTCATACGGTCCTCCATCCTCTCTTTGAAAGACGGGATCCGTGCTTTGAACTGTGTATGTAGGCACATCACTGGAGTCATTATTCGAACTCGGGTCATGCAAGAta GCAAGGATCAGTGCCAGCTGCTGCGGTACCTATTTCCCCTGgctgtggtgctgctgctggtgactgTGACAGCCAGTGGGCTGTGGgcctggagacggaggaagTAG
- the LOC118220818 gene encoding uncharacterized protein LOC118220818 isoform X3, which produces MVSLFFLFIFIEYKTAEGLVNPAPIVFGDIGQNVTIHSRIKEILSYYTRISWYRLRPSGKVEHIVYFSSYTTKRDRYSGELPKGSDTVYLNFSSATIADSGRYFSVAGTALSLTPGSYSVLAITDSKSLPVMRVFLNRTGAVVCELKGGDPTWSDPQWEIDDAKDKLMLQAETFVDEHGAFIRSSILSLKDGIRALNCVCRHITGVIIRTRVMQDNAFSVQGSVPASGKDQCQLLRYLFPLAVVLLLVTVTASGLWAWRRRK; this is translated from the exons atggtttctttattttttctgtttatcttTATCGAGTACA AAACTGCTGAAGGGTTGGTTAACCCTGCTCCTATAGTATTCGGGGATATCGGGCAAAATGTGACCATCCACAGCCGTATCAAAGAAATATTGAGCTATTACACGCGCATTAGCTGGTACCGTCTGAGACCGAGTGGAAAGGTAGAGCACATCGTTTACTTCAGCTCATACACCACGAAGAGGGACCGTTACAGCGGAGAGCTTCCCAAAGGCTCTGATACTGTGTATCTAAACTTCTCGAGCGCCACAATCGCCGACTCCGGACGCTACTTCTCCGTGGCGGGCACTGCTCTCAGCTTAACACCTGGCTCCTACTCAGTTTTAGCCATAACAG aTTCCAAGAGCCTCCCTGTAATGCGCGTGTTCCTCAATCGCACAGGGGCTGTTGTTTGTGAATTGAAAGGCGGGGATCCAACCTGGAGTGATCCACAATGGGAAATAGATGATGCCAAAGACAAGCTGATGTTGCAGGCTGAAACTTTTGTAGATGAGCACGGCGCATTCATACGGTCCTCCATCCTCTCTTTGAAAGACGGGATCCGTGCTTTGAACTGTGTATGTAGGCACATCACTGGAGTCATTATTCGAACTCGGGTCATGCAAGAta ATGCTTTTTCAGTGCAAGGATCAGTGCCAGCTTCAGGCAAGGATCAGTGCCAGCTGCTGCGGTACCTATTTCCCCTGgctgtggtgctgctgctggtgactgTGACAGCCAGTGGGCTGTGGgcctggagacggaggaagTAG
- the LOC118220818 gene encoding uncharacterized protein LOC118220818 isoform X2 codes for MVSLFFLFIFIEYKTAEGLVNPAPIVFGDIGQNVTIHSRIKEISSYYTYISWYRLRPSGKVEHLAYFSSVTAKFGRYSGELPKGSDTVYLNFSSATFADSGRYFSVAGTALSLTPGSSSVLAITDPKSLPVMRVFLNRTGAVVCELKGGDPTWSDPQWETDDAKDGPTSQAETFIDAQGAFIRSSILSLKNGIRALNCVCRHSTGVIIRIRVMQDNNAFSVQGSVPTSGRDQCQLLLYLSPLAVVLLLVTVTASGLWAWRRRK; via the exons atggtttctttattttttctgtttatcttTATCGAGTACA aAACTGCTGAAGGCTTGGTTAACCCTGCTCCTATCGTATTCGGGGATATAGGGCAAAATGTGACCATCCACAGCCGTATCAAAGAAATATCGAGCTATTACACGTACATTAGCTGGTACCGTCTGAGACCGAGTGGAAAGGTAGAGCACCTCGCTTACTTCAGCTCAGTCACCGCGAAGTTCGGCCGTTACAGCGGAGAGCTTCCCAAAGGCTCTGATACGGTGTATCTAAACTTCTCGAGCGCCACATTCGCCGACTCCGGACGCTACTTCTCCGTGGCGGGCACTGCTCTCAGTTTAACACCTGGCTCCTCCTCAGTTTTAGCCATAACAG aTCCCAAGAGCCTCCCTGTAATGCGCGTGTTCCTCAATCGCACAGGGGCCGTTGTTTGTGAATTGAAAGGCGGGGATCCAACCTGGAGTGATCCACAGTGGGAAACAGATGATGCCAAAGACGGGCCGACGTCGCAGGCTGAAACTTTTATAGACGCGCAGGGCGCATTCATACGGTCCTCCATCCTCTCTTTGAAAAACGGGATCCGTGCTTTGAACTGTGTCTGTAGGCACAGTACTGGAGTCATTATTCGAATCCGGGTCATGCAAGACAAta ATGCTTTTTCAGTGCAAGGATCAGTGCCAACTTCAGGCAGGGATCAGTGCCAGCTgctgctgtacctgtctcccctggctgtggtgctgctgctggtgactgTGACAGCCAGTGGGCTGTGGgcctggagacggaggaagTAG
- the LOC118220737 gene encoding uncharacterized protein LOC118220737, protein MPQVLHFILFALSCTGSVSCSIVFARAGENATLSCQCSKNHGCYKELVRWVRMNSNETLQIIDTKCEKSPCRFTSKRTDDIWVALTILQVESGDSGRYYCGEHLRSYLQFTDNGTVLTVGDVWTNSSELHFLNEWTGEGGSPELDWSETQTSNSSQELMSKWRYETKASDFLDVRDTELRCVVTRLSAPWVNIYWRSTRESWEKTGQTSSLSGTERGYRVESQLRIGLKVKSDWEDEDEYEHEYGYPDYILKEMDLDKMVEMDEELWCEVQVGVNVSVQSPKFSFRQEGHTDSEWCNGVLYGEIAFCVLCVCLLTLLICHCLHHQHKGSEPSATEVSPTLNSCVSISHRDVSSDITYAHLDIKKQPKTERRQRQKSRQKNSQEDRLVYSEVRHKCEDRVLHG, encoded by the exons ATGCCACAGGTTCTCCATTTCATACTCTTCGCTCTGTCCTGCA CGGGTTCCGTCTCTTGCTCGATCGTGTTCGCCAGAGCGGGGGAGAATGCCACACTCAGTTGCCAGTGTTCCAAGAACCATGGCTGTTACAAAGAGCTTGTCCGCTGGGTTCGAATGAATTCGAATGAGACACTGCAAATTATCGATACTAAATGTGAGAAATCGCCATGCCGATTCACCAGCAAAAGAACAGACGATATCTGGGTTGCCCTGACGATTTTACAGGTGGAATCAGGGGATTCTGGGCGGTATTACTGTGGAGAGCACCTCCGTAGCTACCTCCAGTTTACCGATAATGGAACCGTTTTAACGGTCGGAG ATGTCTGGACGAACAGCAGTGAATTGCATTTCCTGAATGAATGGACAGGTGAGGGTGGAAGCCCAGAGCTGGATTGGAGTGAAACTCAAACATCAAACAGTAGTCAAGAGTTAATGTCTAAATGGAGGTATGAGACTAAAGCGAGTGACTTCTTGGATGTACGGGACACTGAGTTGCGCTGTGTAGTGACCAGACTCAGTGCCCCCTGGGTAAATATCTACTGGCGGTCGACCCGGGAATCATGGGAAAAAACTGGCCAGACCTCGTCTTTGTCAGGCACCGAGAGAGG GTACAGGGTAGAGAGCCAGTTGCGAATTGGACTAAAAGTGAAGTCTGACtgggaggatgaggatgagtaCGAGCACGAGTACGGGTACCCAGATTATATACTTAAGGAGATGGACTTGGATAAGATGGTGGAAATGGATGAAGAATTGTGGTGTGAGGTCCAGGTTGGGGTGAATGTCTCTGTTCAGAGCCCAAAGTTTTCATTCCGTCAGGAAGGCCATACTGACTCTG AATGGTGCAATGGAGTCCTATATGGTGAAATAGCCttttgtgtgctctgtgtgtgtctcctcacCCTGCTCATCTGTCACTGTCTCCACCACCAGCACAAAG GTTCAGAACCATCAGCGACAGAAGTGTCACCAACACTGAACTCTTGCGTAAGCATTTCACAT AGAGATGTGTCCTCGGACATCACCTATGCTCATCTGGATATCAAGAAACAACCCAAGACAGAGAGACGACAAAGACAGAAGAGCAGACAGAAGAACAGTCAGGAAGACAGACTGGTGTACAGCGAAGTGAGACACAAATGTGAAGACAGAGTACTGCATGGGTGA
- the LOC118220818 gene encoding uncharacterized protein LOC118220818 isoform X1 yields MVSLFLLIIFIEYKTAEGLVNPAPIVFGDIGQNVTIHSRIKEISSYYTYISWYRLRPSGKVEHLAYFSSVTAKFGRYSGELPKGSDTVYLNFSSATFADSGRYFSVAGTALSLTPGSSSVLAITDPKSLPVMRVFLNRTGAVVCELKGGDPTWSDPQWETDDAKDGPTSQAETFIDAQGAFIRSSILSLKNGIRALNCVCRHSTGVIIRIRVMQDNNAFSVQGSVPTSGRDQCQLLLYLSPLAVVLLLVTVTASGLWAWRRRK; encoded by the exons atggtttctttatttcttcTGATTATCTTCATCGAGTACA aAACTGCTGAAGGCTTGGTTAACCCTGCTCCTATCGTATTCGGGGATATAGGGCAAAATGTGACCATCCACAGCCGTATCAAAGAAATATCGAGCTATTACACGTACATTAGCTGGTACCGTCTGAGACCGAGTGGAAAGGTAGAGCACCTCGCTTACTTCAGCTCAGTCACCGCGAAGTTCGGCCGTTACAGCGGAGAGCTTCCCAAAGGCTCTGATACGGTGTATCTAAACTTCTCGAGCGCCACATTCGCCGACTCCGGACGCTACTTCTCCGTGGCGGGCACTGCTCTCAGTTTAACACCTGGCTCCTCCTCAGTTTTAGCCATAACAG aTCCCAAGAGCCTCCCTGTAATGCGCGTGTTCCTCAATCGCACAGGGGCCGTTGTTTGTGAATTGAAAGGCGGGGATCCAACCTGGAGTGATCCACAGTGGGAAACAGATGATGCCAAAGACGGGCCGACGTCGCAGGCTGAAACTTTTATAGACGCGCAGGGCGCATTCATACGGTCCTCCATCCTCTCTTTGAAAAACGGGATCCGTGCTTTGAACTGTGTCTGTAGGCACAGTACTGGAGTCATTATTCGAATCCGGGTCATGCAAGACAAta ATGCTTTTTCAGTGCAAGGATCAGTGCCAACTTCAGGCAGGGATCAGTGCCAGCTgctgctgtacctgtctcccctggctgtggtgctgctgctggtgactgTGACAGCCAGTGGGCTGTGGgcctggagacggaggaagTAG
- the LOC118220818 gene encoding uncharacterized protein LOC118220818 isoform X5, producing MVSLFLLIIFIEYKTAEGLVNPAPIVFGDIGQNVTIHSRIKEISSYYTYISWYRLRPSGKVEHLAYFSSVTAKFGRYSGELPKGSDTVYLNFSSATFADSGRYFSVAGTALSLTPGSSSVLAITDPKSLPVMRVFLNRTGAVVCELKGGDPTWSDPQWETDDAKDGPTSQAETFIDAQGAFIRSSILSLKNGIRALNCVCRHSTGVIIRIRVMQDNMQGSVPTSGRDQCQLLLYLSPLAVVLLLVTVTASGLWAWRRRK from the exons atggtttctttatttcttcTGATTATCTTCATCGAGTACA aAACTGCTGAAGGCTTGGTTAACCCTGCTCCTATCGTATTCGGGGATATAGGGCAAAATGTGACCATCCACAGCCGTATCAAAGAAATATCGAGCTATTACACGTACATTAGCTGGTACCGTCTGAGACCGAGTGGAAAGGTAGAGCACCTCGCTTACTTCAGCTCAGTCACCGCGAAGTTCGGCCGTTACAGCGGAGAGCTTCCCAAAGGCTCTGATACGGTGTATCTAAACTTCTCGAGCGCCACATTCGCCGACTCCGGACGCTACTTCTCCGTGGCGGGCACTGCTCTCAGTTTAACACCTGGCTCCTCCTCAGTTTTAGCCATAACAG aTCCCAAGAGCCTCCCTGTAATGCGCGTGTTCCTCAATCGCACAGGGGCCGTTGTTTGTGAATTGAAAGGCGGGGATCCAACCTGGAGTGATCCACAGTGGGAAACAGATGATGCCAAAGACGGGCCGACGTCGCAGGCTGAAACTTTTATAGACGCGCAGGGCGCATTCATACGGTCCTCCATCCTCTCTTTGAAAAACGGGATCCGTGCTTTGAACTGTGTCTGTAGGCACAGTACTGGAGTCATTATTCGAATCCGGGTCATGCAAGACAAta TGCAAGGATCAGTGCCAACTTCAGGCAGGGATCAGTGCCAGCTgctgctgtacctgtctcccctggctgtggtgctgctgctggtgactgTGACAGCCAGTGGGCTGTGGgcctggagacggaggaagTAG